A window of Streptomyces marispadix contains these coding sequences:
- a CDS encoding PTS-dependent dihydroxyacetone kinase phosphotransferase subunit DhaM: MSEQQDTPPRVGIVLVSHSKEVADSVARLAVGLAAGRDSAPVEGAGGGPDGGLGTSAELISAAAHKVDTGAGVAVLVDLGSAVLTVKVLLAEGDELPENAQLVDAPLVEGAIAAVVASAGGADLAEVAAAAEEAYHFRKV, translated from the coding sequence ATGAGTGAGCAGCAGGACACCCCACCGAGGGTCGGGATCGTGCTGGTCTCCCACAGCAAGGAGGTCGCCGACTCGGTGGCGCGTCTCGCCGTGGGGCTCGCCGCCGGAAGAGACAGCGCGCCCGTGGAGGGCGCGGGCGGCGGGCCTGACGGCGGCCTGGGTACGAGTGCGGAGCTGATCAGTGCCGCCGCGCACAAGGTCGACACGGGTGCGGGTGTGGCCGTCCTCGTCGACCTCGGCAGCGCGGTGCTGACGGTGAAGGTGCTGCTGGCCGAGGGGGACGAACTGCCGGAGAACGCACAGCTCGTGGACGCCCCGCTCGTGGAGGGCGCGATCGCCGCGGTGGTCGCGTCGGCGGGCGGTGCGGACCTCGCCGAGGTCGCGGCGGCGGCCGAGGAGGCGTACCACTTCCGGAAGGTGTGA
- a CDS encoding DUF309 domain-containing protein translates to MQESHEQQGGEAACWLDQVCEECGRVREDRSRPECEFCGHDPRGSAPSLPVAGAVRRRDRDPDGKARNARPRDGLGRPLPYGRQGVARQPEGVVRTPEATLTEAQRLLDDGMPFHAHEVLEDAWKSAPEAEAPLWKGLAQLAVGITHLARGNTKGGARLLLRGAGGIDAYRGEAPHGIDVAGLADWARSKAGSVQDAEEAEREDRPRRRKASGEAAERPAAPRLRATG, encoded by the coding sequence GTGCAGGAGAGCCATGAACAGCAGGGCGGGGAAGCGGCGTGCTGGCTCGACCAGGTCTGTGAGGAGTGCGGCAGGGTGCGCGAGGACCGTTCGCGCCCCGAGTGCGAGTTCTGCGGCCACGATCCGCGGGGCTCCGCACCGTCCCTCCCGGTCGCCGGTGCCGTACGGCGGCGCGACCGCGACCCCGACGGTAAGGCACGCAACGCCCGCCCCCGCGACGGGTTGGGAAGGCCGCTGCCCTACGGACGACAGGGCGTCGCCCGTCAGCCCGAGGGCGTCGTCCGGACCCCTGAGGCGACCCTGACGGAAGCACAGCGGCTGCTCGACGATGGGATGCCCTTCCACGCCCACGAGGTGCTGGAGGACGCATGGAAGTCGGCGCCGGAAGCGGAAGCCCCGCTCTGGAAGGGACTCGCACAGCTCGCGGTGGGGATCACCCACCTCGCACGCGGCAATACGAAGGGCGGAGCACGCCTGCTGCTGCGTGGAGCCGGGGGCATCGATGCGTACCGCGGCGAAGCGCCCCACGGCATCGACGTCGCGGGACTCGCGGACTGGGCGCGTTCGAAGGCCGGCAGCGTGCAGGACGCGGAGGAAGCGGAGAGGGAGGACCGGCCGCGGCGGCGGAAGGCGTCCGGAGAGGCGGCCGAAAGGCCCGCGGCCCCGAGGCTCCGCGCCACCGGCTGA